A window from Leptospira meyeri encodes these proteins:
- a CDS encoding ABC transporter permease: protein MKSEVFRFLYFLLLLSCISSFVSEFHTKDKSFLYADAGIAEIQNQETNFLSSYLKFWKSLVLESGGKTDNGEAVYSHILTRFLPTFHLALFSILVGSVFAFGLSLGATYFRSKVLYDIVSFSSNLILSTPIFIVAILLLILFFYRLEWFPPGGYELGNTYYVVLPGITLGSRVYARMSLYLLPEIKKEANSKYVQLLKTRSYPWSHIVGKEVFLKVLPIALILLVLDFGSLLSGAMVVEEIFFFPGIGKSLYYSIKSMDTQLLATLLMYSGVLFYILNRIGFYLQRFFSGGVSF from the coding sequence GTGAAGTCGGAAGTATTCCGTTTTCTGTATTTTTTGCTACTGTTATCTTGTATCAGTAGTTTTGTGTCCGAGTTTCATACGAAAGATAAATCTTTTCTTTATGCTGATGCTGGGATTGCTGAAATCCAAAATCAGGAAACAAACTTTCTATCTTCCTATTTAAAATTTTGGAAATCATTAGTATTGGAATCAGGTGGGAAAACAGATAATGGTGAAGCGGTATATTCTCATATCCTAACTCGTTTCCTTCCCACCTTTCACCTAGCACTCTTTAGTATTCTCGTTGGTTCTGTTTTTGCTTTTGGTCTTTCTCTTGGGGCAACTTATTTTCGGTCGAAAGTTTTGTATGATATTGTTTCCTTTAGCTCCAATTTGATTTTATCTACTCCAATCTTTATTGTAGCAATACTGCTTTTGATTTTGTTTTTTTATAGATTAGAGTGGTTCCCCCCTGGTGGTTATGAATTAGGAAATACTTATTATGTTGTTTTACCCGGGATTACTTTGGGTTCCAGAGTATATGCTCGTATGTCTTTGTATTTACTACCTGAAATTAAAAAAGAAGCTAATTCTAAGTATGTTCAATTATTGAAAACAAGGTCTTATCCTTGGAGCCATATTGTTGGAAAAGAAGTATTTTTAAAGGTGCTTCCGATAGCCCTTATTCTTTTGGTATTAGATTTTGGATCCTTGTTATCCGGTGCTATGGTTGTAGAAGAAATCTTTTTCTTTCCAGGAATAGGAAAGTCATTATATTATTCTATTAAATCTATGGACACCCAATTACTTGCAACATTGCTAATGTATTCTGGTGTATTATTTTATATTTTGAATCGCATAGGATTTTATCTCCAAAGATTTTTTTCGGGAGGAGTATCATTTTGA